One stretch of Juglans microcarpa x Juglans regia isolate MS1-56 chromosome 3D, Jm3101_v1.0, whole genome shotgun sequence DNA includes these proteins:
- the LOC121254621 gene encoding probable zinc metallopeptidase EGY3, chloroplastic — MASLSVTSHSPLSSWPLKNKKKNSTSTIVSAFNKNPFGQKTHLSFSLYSKPSSRKPLGFCTNIDEQETQPTSSSVAVVSEKTTKDDNLQKTESSSGEIELGKEGDDKEKQQEMDWKTDEEFKKFMGNPSIEAAIKLEKKRADRKLKELNRENSDNPVVAFFNKVVRDSLTREKERLEKAEETFKALDLNKLKSCFGFDTFFATDVRRFGDGGIFIGNLRKPIEEVIPKLEKKLSEAAGREVVLWLMEEKTNDITKQACMVQPKAEMDLQFEATKLSTPWGYVSAIVLCVTTFGTIALTSGFFLKPNATPDDYLADVVPLFAGFITILGVSEITTRVTAARYGVKLSPSFLVPSNWTGCLGVMNNYESLLPNKKALFDIPVARTASAYLTSLVLAIAAFVADGSFNGGDNALYIRPQFFYNNPLLSFIQFVIGPYADDLGNVLPYAVEGVGVPVDPLAFAGLLGMVVTSLNLLPCGRLEGGRIAQAMFGRSTATLLSFATSLLLGIGGLSGSVLCLAWGLFATFFRGGDEIPAKDEITPLGDDRYAWGIVLGLICFLTLLPNGGGTFSSSFFGAPYFRGDL, encoded by the exons ATGGCCTCTCTCTCCGTTACCTCACATTCTCCACTGTCCTCATGGCCTctcaagaacaagaaaaagaacAGTACAAGTACCATAGTTTCCGCTTTCAACAAAAACCCATTTGGCCAAAAGACACACCTCTCGTTTTCTCTATACTCTAAACCCAGTTCGAGAAAACCTCTCGGGTTCTGCACCAATATAGATGAGCAAGAAACCCAACCTACTTCTTCTTCGGTTGCCGTAGTCTCCGAGAAGACAACTAAAGACGATAACCTCCAGAAGACTGAGTCGTCTTCAGGAGAAATCGAGTTGGGCAAAGAGGGTGACGATAAAGAGAAACAGCAAGAAATGGACTGGAAGACGGACGAGGAGTTCAAGAAGTTCATGGGCAATCCTTCGATCGAGGCGGCGATAAAGCTGGAGAAGAAGAGGGCAGATAGAAAGCTCAAGGAGCTTAATAGGGAAAATAGCGATAACCCAGTTGTGGCGTTTTTCAATAAAGTGGTGCGTGATAGTTTGACTAGAGAGAAGGAGAGGTTGGAGAAAGCTGAGGAGACCTTCAAGGCTCTTGATCTCAACAAG TTGAAGAGCTGCTTCGGGTTTGACACGTTTTTTGCAACTGATGTTCGGCGTTTCGGAGATGGGGGCATCTTTATTGGCAACTTAAGGAAGCCCATCGAGGAAGTCATTCCCAAACTGGAGAAGAAGTTATCTGAAGCAGCCGGGAGGGAGGTAGTTTTATGGTTAATGGAAGAAAAAACCAATGACATTACGAAACAG GCTTGTATGGTGCAACCCAAAGCAGAGATGGACCTACAGTTTGAAGCAACCAAGCTAAGCACCCCATGGGGTTATGTCAGTGCAATAGTCTTATGTGTTACAACTTTTGGAACGATAGCTCTGACAAGTGGCTTCTTCTTAAAACCTAATGCTACACCTGATGATTATTTGGCTGATGTTGTGCCTCTCTTTGCTGGCTTCATTACCATTTTGGGAGTTTCTGAG ATAACCACAAGGGTAACTGCAGCTCGTTATGGTGTCAAACTCAGCCCATCTTTTCTCGTGCCATCCAATTGGACAGGGTGCTTGGGAGTGATGAATAACTATGAATCGCTGCTTCCAAATAAGAAAGCACTTTTTGATATTCCAGTGGCACGCACAGCGAGCGCATATTTGACATCTCTTGTGCTTGCAATTGCTGCGTTTGTTGCTGATGGCAGCTTTAATGGAGGCGACAATGCTTT GTATATAAGGCCACAATTTTTCTATAACAATCCTTTGCTTTCTTTCATCCAGTTTGTCATCGGACCATATGCAGATGACCTAGGTAACGTATTACCTTATGCAGTGGAAGGTGTTGGAGTTCCTGTTGATCCCCTTGCTTTTGCTGGGCTTTTAG GAATGGTGGTGACTTCTTTGAACTTGTTGCCTTGTGGAAGATTGGAAGGAGGACGAATTGCTCAAGCTATGTTCGGGAGAAGCACTGCTACATTGCTATCTTTTGCCACATCTCTATTGCTCGGGATAGGTGGACTGAGTGGAAGTGTGCTGTGCTTGGCATGGGGGTTATTTGCAACCTTCTTCCGGGGTGGAGATGAAATACCTGCAAAAGATGAGATTACTCCTTTGGGAGATGACCGCTATGCTTGGGGGATTGTCCTTGGACTAATCTGTTTCCTGACTCTTCTCCCTAATGGGGGAGGGACATTTTCCAGCTCCTTCTTCGGTGCACCGTACTTCAGAGGTGACTTGTAA
- the LOC121254622 gene encoding tubulin alpha chain: protein MRECISIHIGQAGIQVGNACWELYCLEHGIQPDGQMPGDKTVGGGDDAFNTFFSETGAGKHVPRAVFVDLEPTVIDEVRTGTYRQLFHPEQLISGKEDAANNFARGHYTIGKEIVDLCLDRIRKLADNCTGLQGFLVFNAVGGGTGSGLGSLLLERLSVDYGKKSKLGFTVYPSPQVSTSVVEPYNSVLSTHSLLEHTDVAVLLDNEAIYDICRRSLDIERPTYTNLNRLVSQVISSLTASLRFDGALNVDVTEFQTNLVPYPRIHFMLSSYAPVISAEKAYHEQLSVAEITNSAFEPSSMMAKCDPRHGKYMACCLMYRGDVVPKDVNAAVATIKTKRTIQFVDWCPTGFKCGINYQPPTVVPGGDLAKVQRAVCMISNSTSVAEVFSRIDHKFDLMYAKRAFVHWYVGEGMEEGEFSEAREDLAALEKDYEEVGAESAEGEDDEGEEY, encoded by the exons ATGAGAGAGTGCATCTCAATCCACATTGGTCAGGCCGGTATTCAGGTCGGCAATGCCTGCTGGGAGCTTTACTGTCTTGAGCACGGCATCCAG CCTGATGGCCAAATGCCAGGTGACAAGACTGTTGGTGGGGGTGATGATGCATTCAACACCTTTTTCAGCGAAACTGGTGCTGGGAAGCATGTCCCTCGAGCTGTCTTTGTTGATCTTGAGCCCACTGTCATTGATGAAGTCAGGACTGGAACCTACCGCCAGCTCTTCCACCCAGAACAGCTAATCAGTGGCAAGGAGGATGCTGCCAACAACTTTGCCCGTGGCCACTATACCA TTGGCAAGGAGATTGTTGATCTGTGCTTGGACCGTATTAGAAAGCTTGCTGACAACTGCACTGGCCTCCAAGGATTCCTAGTATTCAATGCTGTTGGTGGAGGCACTGGTTCTGGGCTTGGCTCCCTTCTCTTGGAGCGATTGTCCGTTGACTATGGCAAGAAATCAAAGCTGGGTTTCACAGTCTACCCTTCTCCCCAGGTCTCCACGTCTGTTGTTGAGCCGTACAACAGCGTCCTCTCAACGCACTCTCTCCTGGAGCACACTGATGTGGCTGTACTTTTGGACAATGAGGCCATCTATGATATTTGTAGGCGTTCCCTTGATATTGAGAGACCCACCTACACCAACCTCAACCGGCTTGTCTCTCAG GTGATCTCATCTTTGACTGCCTCTCTAAGGTTTGATGGCGCGCTGAATGTAGATGTGACTGAATTTCAGACCAACTTGGTCCCATACCCCAGAATCCACTTCATGCTTTCTTCTTATGCACCAGTCATTTCTGCTGAGAAAGCATATCACGAACAGCTCTCAGTGGCTGAAATCACCAACAGTGCTTTTGAGCCCTCATCCATGATGGCCAAGTGTGATCCTCGCCATGGCAAGTACATGGCATGCTGCCTCATGTACCGTGGTGATGTTGTGCCTAAGGATGTCAACGCTGCTGTTGCTACCATAAAGACCAAGCGGACCATTCAGTTTGTTGACTGGTGCCCCACTGGATTTAAGTGCGGTATTAACTACCAGCCTCCCACTGTTGTTCCTGGAGGTGATCTTGCCAAGGTGCAGAGGGCTGTTTGCATGATCTCGAACTCGACCAGTGTGGCTGAGGTGTTTTCCCGCATTGACCACAAGTTTGACCTCATGTATGCCAAACGTGCCTTTGTACACTGGTATGTGGGTGAAGGTATGGAGGAAGGAGAATTCTCTGAAGCTCGTGAGGATCTTGCTGCTCTCGAGAAGGATTATGAGGAAGTTGGTGCTGAGTCAGCTGAAGGCGAGGATGATGAAGGCGAGGAGTACTAA